A single Anatilimnocola floriformis DNA region contains:
- a CDS encoding Kelch repeat-containing protein, which yields MSISKFALLTITALAMTLPALALAADSKVPTTKSTEHGIEAHTPAVTSFGAVIAGNQLYVYGGNMAGAHSYSNSEQGRNLYSANLKGGAWTKGEDGPPLQGLALVEHKGKLYRIGGFTAQNAKGEEHKLESQAGVAAYDIATKKWTDLAPLPEPRSSADAAVIGDTIYVVGGWNLKGGRSGDWHKTAWKLDLTQAKPQWQSLPEPPFQRRAISVAAHNGKLYVIGGMQPPGSPSRRTDVFDPATGKWTEGPELLGEGQMTGFGNSSFATGGKLYVSTINGDLERLSEDGKQWEIIAKMPTARFFHRMLPVDDKHLLVVGGANMAEGKYDQVEIIAIP from the coding sequence ATGAGCATTTCGAAGTTCGCCCTTCTTACGATCACGGCATTGGCCATGACGTTGCCAGCATTGGCGCTTGCAGCCGATTCGAAGGTTCCGACGACCAAGTCGACTGAGCACGGAATCGAAGCCCACACACCGGCGGTCACCAGCTTTGGCGCCGTCATCGCTGGGAATCAGCTCTACGTTTACGGCGGCAACATGGCCGGAGCTCACTCTTATTCCAATAGCGAGCAAGGCCGAAATCTCTATTCCGCAAATCTGAAGGGCGGAGCTTGGACCAAGGGCGAAGATGGCCCGCCGCTGCAAGGTTTGGCCTTGGTCGAACACAAAGGCAAGCTCTATCGCATCGGTGGCTTCACCGCGCAGAACGCCAAGGGTGAAGAACACAAACTGGAATCGCAGGCCGGGGTCGCCGCTTACGACATTGCTACGAAGAAGTGGACCGATCTCGCGCCGCTTCCCGAACCTCGCTCCAGCGCCGATGCTGCCGTCATTGGCGACACCATCTACGTCGTCGGCGGTTGGAATCTCAAGGGAGGCCGCAGCGGTGATTGGCACAAAACGGCTTGGAAACTCGACTTGACGCAAGCCAAGCCACAATGGCAATCGCTGCCCGAACCGCCCTTCCAACGGCGCGCTATCTCGGTCGCAGCTCACAACGGCAAGCTCTACGTCATCGGCGGGATGCAGCCGCCGGGCAGCCCCTCTCGGCGCACCGACGTGTTCGATCCTGCGACTGGCAAATGGACCGAAGGCCCAGAGCTCCTTGGCGAAGGCCAGATGACTGGCTTCGGCAACTCGTCGTTCGCAACCGGCGGCAAACTCTACGTCAGCACGATCAACGGAGATCTCGAACGTCTCTCGGAGGACGGCAAGCAATGGGAAATCATCGCCAAGATGCCGACGGCTCGCTTCTTCCACCGTATGCTGCCCGTCGATGACAAGCATTTGCTCGTCGTGGGTGGCGCCAACATGGCCGAAGGCAAATACGACCAGGTTGAGATCATTGCGATCCCCTAA
- a CDS encoding methyltransferase family protein, producing the protein MAFTTAIFAVVLGCNLMIWRTRPCNLIDWTQEATILGEALLLSGLLLRAWAAGTLKKRQQIITTGPYRYVRNPLYIGSFLLMLGFSILLRDWLAIGMVLGPILAMYLNKVRQEEKYLAHHFAEEWQAYARSTPRFIPDVFARPSLSGFSLHQWARNHEYQALVASIAGLLLLFAWQRA; encoded by the coding sequence ATGGCGTTTACGACGGCTATCTTTGCAGTGGTGCTCGGCTGCAATCTGATGATCTGGCGAACACGGCCTTGCAATCTGATCGATTGGACTCAGGAAGCCACGATCCTCGGCGAAGCGCTGCTGCTATCGGGACTACTGCTCCGTGCGTGGGCCGCGGGCACTCTAAAGAAGCGCCAACAAATCATCACCACCGGGCCGTATCGTTACGTACGGAATCCACTCTACATCGGCTCGTTTCTGCTCATGCTCGGTTTCAGTATCCTGCTCCGCGACTGGCTAGCGATAGGAATGGTGCTCGGCCCGATACTCGCGATGTATCTCAACAAAGTACGCCAGGAAGAAAAATATCTGGCCCATCACTTTGCCGAGGAATGGCAGGCCTACGCGCGCAGCACTCCTCGCTTCATTCCGGATGTATTTGCCCGGCCTTCACTGAGCGGCTTTTCGCTCCACCAATGGGCCCGCAACCATGAGTACCAAGCACTAGTCGCGTCGATCGCCGGACTGCTGCTGCTCTTCGCCTGGCAACGAGCTTAG
- a CDS encoding DUF1552 domain-containing protein — protein MTHAANSNLISRRTLLRGLGVSLALPWLEAMGPVTAWAADAGAKGSTAPVRMAFIYVPNGKNMADWTPTTEGTSYELPHILKPLEEVRYDFNVMTGLTADKARPHGDGGGDHARALGAFLTGAQPRKTDGTDIRAGVSVDQVAASRVGDQTRLASIEMGCEAGAMAGNCDSGYSCVYSSTMAWKSATQPLPKEINPKLLFERMFTTTPAKERVERDRKRKSVLDFVREDAKDLHGKLSGSDVRKLDEYFTAVRDIEQRIARAASLPEVKAPEMELPAGVPKDYQEHIRLMYDLMVIAFQTDVTRVCTMVVANEGSNKPYPFVGVSEGHHDLSHHGNDAKKKEKIRDINTFHTTQLAYLLKKLKSIPEGGGTLLDNCQIAYGSGNSDGNAHNHDNLPILLAGRGGGTIQTGRHIKYQNETPLNNLWLSMLERMDVRLPFLGDSTGALKNLNS, from the coding sequence GTGACGCATGCTGCCAACTCGAACCTGATTTCTCGCCGCACACTGTTGCGTGGCCTCGGTGTCTCGCTCGCCTTGCCGTGGCTCGAAGCGATGGGCCCGGTAACTGCGTGGGCTGCCGATGCCGGCGCGAAAGGGAGCACGGCTCCGGTTCGGATGGCGTTTATCTACGTGCCGAACGGCAAGAACATGGCCGACTGGACGCCGACGACCGAAGGGACCAGTTACGAACTGCCGCACATTTTGAAGCCGCTCGAAGAAGTTCGTTACGACTTCAACGTGATGACCGGCCTGACTGCCGACAAGGCGCGTCCGCACGGCGATGGTGGCGGCGATCATGCTCGCGCACTCGGCGCGTTCCTTACCGGCGCTCAACCGCGCAAGACCGACGGCACGGACATTCGCGCCGGCGTCTCGGTCGATCAGGTCGCTGCCTCGCGAGTCGGCGATCAAACTCGGCTGGCCTCCATCGAAATGGGTTGCGAGGCCGGCGCGATGGCCGGCAACTGCGACTCCGGTTACAGCTGCGTCTATTCTTCAACGATGGCTTGGAAATCGGCGACGCAACCGCTGCCGAAGGAAATCAATCCGAAGCTGCTCTTCGAGCGGATGTTTACAACCACGCCGGCCAAGGAACGGGTCGAGCGCGACCGCAAGCGAAAGAGCGTGCTCGATTTCGTCCGTGAAGATGCGAAGGATCTGCACGGCAAGTTGAGCGGCAGCGATGTTCGCAAGCTCGATGAATACTTCACTGCCGTGCGCGACATCGAACAGCGCATCGCCCGTGCCGCTTCATTGCCAGAAGTAAAGGCGCCGGAAATGGAACTTCCCGCTGGTGTGCCCAAGGATTACCAGGAGCACATTCGCCTGATGTACGACCTGATGGTGATTGCGTTCCAGACCGATGTGACCCGCGTCTGCACGATGGTGGTCGCCAACGAAGGGAGCAACAAGCCGTATCCGTTCGTGGGCGTGTCGGAAGGCCACCACGATCTTTCGCACCACGGCAACGACGCGAAGAAGAAAGAAAAGATTCGCGACATCAATACCTTCCACACCACGCAACTCGCCTACCTGCTGAAGAAGTTGAAGTCGATTCCGGAAGGTGGCGGTACGCTGCTCGACAACTGCCAGATTGCCTACGGCAGCGGCAACAGCGACGGCAACGCCCACAATCACGACAACCTGCCGATCCTGCTGGCGGGCCGTGGTGGCGGCACCATTCAGACCGGTCGCCACATCAAGTATCAGAACGAAACGCCGCTCAACAACCTTTGGCTGTCGATGCTCGAGCGAATGGATGTTCGCCTGCCATTCCTGGGCGACAGCACTGGGGCGCTGAAGAATTTGAACAGCTAA